Proteins found in one Methanomassiliicoccales archaeon genomic segment:
- a CDS encoding homoserine kinase — MRAQRIEVRAPASIANLGPGFDVFGLALREPYDILEAVVVRGTGARVIKVEGVGAQRITLDPKRNTAAVAASEVLRMAKADFGLEITVRKGVRPCSGMGSSGASAAGAAFAANLMVDVPLNQNDLVLCAAKGEEVSSGSLHADNVAPSLLGGFTIIRSYDPLDVIRVTPPKDLGIVAALPDIIVPTKEARGVLPKSIDLRQMVFQVGHASALATGMSLGDLALIGRSVRDMVIEPARRGLVPHLEKAERAALDAGALAAFLGGSGPCVAAFFDRREMDGIDISKAVGSVYEAEGIRVDSWVTSWGDGCRRERA, encoded by the coding sequence ATGCGCGCGCAGAGAATAGAAGTGAGGGCACCGGCGTCCATCGCCAACCTCGGACCGGGATTCGACGTGTTCGGTCTGGCCCTTCGGGAACCCTATGACATACTGGAGGCGGTGGTGGTTCGGGGGACCGGAGCCAGGGTGATCAAGGTCGAGGGCGTAGGCGCTCAGCGCATCACTCTGGACCCGAAGCGCAACACCGCGGCCGTGGCCGCCTCTGAAGTGCTGCGAATGGCGAAGGCCGACTTCGGTCTGGAGATTACCGTTCGTAAGGGGGTCAGGCCGTGCAGCGGCATGGGTTCTTCCGGGGCCTCGGCCGCAGGCGCGGCGTTCGCCGCCAACCTCATGGTCGATGTGCCGTTGAACCAGAACGATCTGGTGCTCTGCGCCGCCAAGGGCGAGGAGGTCTCCTCCGGCAGCCTGCATGCGGACAACGTCGCGCCTTCGTTGCTGGGCGGTTTCACTATCATCCGTTCATACGATCCGTTGGACGTCATCCGGGTCACCCCTCCGAAGGACCTCGGTATAGTGGCGGCGCTTCCGGACATCATCGTTCCCACGAAGGAGGCGAGAGGAGTGCTTCCCAAGAGCATCGATCTGAGGCAGATGGTGTTCCAGGTGGGACACGCTTCCGCCCTAGCCACCGGCATGAGCCTAGGAGATCTCGCTCTCATCGGAAGGAGCGTCAGGGACATGGTCATCGAACCAGCGAGGAGGGGGCTGGTCCCGCATCTGGAGAAAGCGGAGAGGGCGGCGTTGGATGCTGGGGCGCTGGCCGCCTTCCTGGGAGGTTCCGGTCCGTGCGTGGCCGCCTTCTTCGACCGACGGGAGATGGATGGAATTGACATATCCAAGGCCGTTGGCTCCGTGTACGAGGCGGAAGGCATCAGGGTCGATTCCTGGGTGACGTCCTGGGGCGATGGATGCAGGAGGGAGAGAGCATGA
- a CDS encoding AAA family ATPase: MADAAKRLRYRTYVDGFDENLGGGIPQGHIVIIAGAAGTMKSSLAYHILFMNAKRDGVNALYVSLEQGKDSLTRQMEALDLKGDTLGRLEVLDLGEIRKKSEGAQFMDTFRFAVNESKKRLNYELLVIDSMGALEMVASTPRPREEAYRLFEWLRSLAITTVVVNEMPVGPYTSYGLHDTDFLADGIIHLKMVEVSETEVQRRIRCVKMRETDHSTNYFSFFRNERGFAVTRAITDF; encoded by the coding sequence ATGGCTGACGCCGCGAAGCGCTTGCGCTATCGTACCTACGTCGACGGATTCGATGAGAACCTGGGTGGTGGAATACCGCAAGGTCACATCGTGATCATTGCCGGCGCCGCTGGCACGATGAAGTCGTCACTGGCCTATCACATCCTCTTCATGAACGCCAAGCGGGATGGAGTGAACGCTCTGTACGTTTCGCTCGAACAAGGGAAGGATAGCTTGACCAGGCAGATGGAGGCCCTCGATCTGAAAGGGGACACCCTGGGTCGATTGGAGGTCCTGGACCTGGGCGAGATCCGCAAGAAGAGCGAGGGCGCGCAGTTCATGGACACCTTCCGATTCGCCGTCAACGAGAGCAAGAAACGCCTGAACTACGAGCTACTGGTGATCGATTCCATGGGCGCACTGGAGATGGTCGCCAGCACACCGCGCCCGAGGGAAGAGGCCTATCGCTTGTTCGAATGGCTCCGTTCCCTGGCCATCACCACCGTGGTCGTCAACGAGATGCCGGTCGGTCCGTACACCAGCTACGGGCTGCACGATACCGATTTCCTGGCCGATGGCATCATCCACCTGAAGATGGTCGAGGTCTCCGAAACGGAGGTGCAGAGGCGCATCCGTTGCGTGAAGATGCGCGAGACCGACCACTCCACGAACTACTTCTCCTTCTTCCGCAACGAGCGCGGGTTCGCGGTCACCAGGGCGATAACCGATTTCTAG
- a CDS encoding DEAD/DEAH box helicase: MRIADLQLPEGVADILREDGIEELYPPQEKAVPLALEGKNLFLAVPTASGKSLVAYLAALKHVLEKGGKALYIVPLRALAAEKYEDLMQFSKLGVRVGVAVGDFDSPDPDLERYDIIVATSEKADALLRHRTSWLEKISLVVADEVHLIHDPERGPTLEVTLTKFRRFNPDLQVIALSATVKNSKELADWLKAEHIASNWRPTPLKEGVYLNGEVRFTDNSKRQVKESGDPVWSLVRDSILEGGQCLVFVNTRRSTETLAMKIAPMMKEVMPEPVELEDEERLLEDQGEPTSIGKKLRACVRKGVAFHNAGLTNEQRRMVERAFKAGKIKAIIATPTLAAGINLPARRVVIRDVSRYEGGVGNVAIPVLEIKQMCGRAGRPRYDKFGEAVLVAKDEEESDFLFDNYLLNDTEEIYSKLGSEDVLRTHVLAVLATEVATSKESLMQFMELTFFAHQTNLFGLNEAIDNVLDFLRQEEMIDGEDRLRATFFGKRVSDLYIDPLSAVKLRDALRAYSGQSEFGFLQAVCSTPDMLALYLRRSDYDWLERKVVELEKELILPMPTDLGQYDFFLGEVKTALVLDDWLKEMEEDPLLEKYGIGPGDLRNKVEIGGWLLYSMRELSNIFNKDAYPPLTELMVRVRYGVRKELLDLVKLRGVGRARARSLHQHGIRTLDDVREAELHRLARIPKVGDALAKSIKEQVGERRTRGPEAKPVESPPVQEKKEEPKADGPQRSLFDF; this comes from the coding sequence ATGCGCATCGCCGACCTGCAACTGCCCGAAGGAGTGGCGGACATTCTTCGGGAGGATGGGATAGAGGAGCTCTATCCACCTCAAGAGAAGGCCGTTCCGTTGGCCCTTGAGGGCAAGAACCTCTTCCTGGCTGTGCCGACCGCCAGCGGGAAATCGCTCGTGGCCTACCTGGCGGCCTTGAAGCATGTACTGGAGAAAGGAGGCAAAGCCCTCTACATCGTTCCGCTTCGCGCTCTGGCCGCGGAGAAGTACGAGGACCTGATGCAGTTCTCCAAGCTCGGCGTTCGGGTGGGCGTGGCCGTGGGAGACTTCGATTCGCCCGACCCGGACCTGGAGCGCTACGACATCATCGTCGCCACCTCGGAGAAGGCCGACGCCCTGCTCCGTCATCGAACCAGTTGGCTGGAGAAGATCTCCCTGGTGGTGGCGGATGAGGTGCATCTCATCCATGACCCGGAGCGAGGTCCGACCTTGGAGGTCACCTTGACCAAGTTCCGCCGCTTCAATCCCGATCTCCAGGTCATCGCCCTCTCCGCCACGGTCAAGAACTCCAAGGAGCTGGCGGATTGGCTCAAGGCCGAACATATCGCCTCGAACTGGAGGCCCACGCCCCTGAAGGAGGGGGTGTATCTGAACGGAGAGGTGCGCTTCACAGACAACTCCAAACGCCAGGTCAAGGAGAGCGGAGACCCGGTCTGGTCCCTGGTGCGGGACTCCATTCTGGAAGGGGGACAGTGCCTGGTGTTCGTGAACACCCGCCGTTCCACCGAGACCCTGGCCATGAAGATCGCGCCCATGATGAAAGAGGTGATGCCAGAGCCGGTGGAGCTGGAGGACGAAGAACGTCTGCTGGAGGACCAGGGCGAGCCGACCAGCATCGGGAAGAAGTTGAGGGCTTGCGTTCGCAAGGGGGTGGCCTTCCACAACGCGGGATTGACCAACGAACAGAGGCGGATGGTGGAACGGGCCTTCAAGGCCGGGAAGATCAAAGCGATCATCGCCACGCCCACTCTTGCCGCTGGCATCAACCTCCCGGCCCGGAGGGTGGTCATCCGCGATGTCTCGCGCTACGAAGGAGGGGTGGGGAACGTGGCCATACCGGTGCTGGAGATCAAACAGATGTGCGGCCGGGCCGGACGTCCCCGCTATGACAAGTTCGGGGAGGCGGTCCTGGTGGCCAAGGATGAAGAGGAATCGGACTTCCTTTTCGACAACTACCTTCTCAACGATACCGAGGAGATCTACTCCAAGCTCGGCTCGGAGGACGTCCTTCGCACTCACGTTCTCGCCGTACTGGCGACCGAGGTAGCAACCTCAAAAGAATCGCTCATGCAGTTCATGGAGTTGACCTTCTTCGCCCATCAGACTAATCTATTCGGGTTGAACGAAGCCATCGACAACGTGCTCGATTTCCTGCGGCAGGAGGAGATGATCGACGGCGAGGACCGACTGAGGGCCACGTTCTTCGGAAAGCGGGTCTCGGACCTTTACATCGACCCCTTGTCGGCGGTGAAGCTTCGAGATGCTCTGCGCGCTTACTCCGGGCAGAGCGAGTTCGGGTTCCTGCAAGCGGTATGTTCGACGCCGGACATGCTCGCCCTCTACTTGAGGCGCAGCGATTATGATTGGCTGGAGAGGAAGGTGGTGGAGCTGGAGAAAGAGCTCATACTGCCCATGCCCACCGACCTGGGCCAGTACGACTTCTTCCTGGGGGAGGTGAAGACCGCCCTGGTGCTCGATGACTGGCTGAAGGAGATGGAGGAGGACCCGCTGCTGGAGAAATATGGCATTGGCCCAGGAGATCTTCGCAACAAGGTGGAGATCGGGGGATGGTTGCTCTACTCCATGCGCGAGCTGTCCAACATCTTCAACAAGGATGCCTATCCGCCGCTGACAGAGCTCATGGTGCGGGTCCGATACGGCGTAAGGAAAGAATTGCTGGACCTGGTGAAGCTGCGCGGGGTGGGGAGGGCGCGCGCCCGGTCCTTGCACCAGCACGGTATCCGTACCCTCGATGACGTGAGGGAGGCGGAGCTGCATCGCCTGGCCCGGATCCCGAAGGTGGGCGACGCTCTGGCGAAGAGCATCAAGGAGCAGGTGGGGGAGCGGCGGACCAGGGGACCGGAGGCAAAACCGGTGGAGAGCCCTCCAGTCCAAGAGAAGAAAGAGGAGCCGAAGGCCGATGGACCGCAACGCTCGCTGTTCGACTTCTAG
- the thrC gene encoding threonine synthase: MSFVIKCFECGRVVEERLADSCPACGGLLNVELDLQEARHMSLGKLRRRPIGVWRYAEFLPVDRRKAVSLKEGGTPLYDCRALAKEVGVKRLYAKHEGANPTGSFKDRGMTVGVSMAVELGCKVVGCASTGNTSASLAAYAAKAGLGCVVILPSGKVALGKLAQALFYGAKVISVDGNFDDALGIVKQLAHEGQLYMLNSINPFRPEGQKTLGFEILDQLRMEMPDKIVLPVGNAANLWAVYKALTEWQCLGWIEELPQLIGVQASGSNPIAQAFRAGRKDFDAVDHPETVATAIRIGNPASGKKALKAIYDTGGYVTDVTDEEIISAQFLLGRKEGVGVEPASAASVAGVIKLKREGIISREEKVVCVCTGNVLKDPDTVIEHSGKIHQSRADLDDVRRLLSSLG, encoded by the coding sequence ATGAGCTTCGTGATCAAGTGCTTCGAGTGCGGCAGGGTGGTGGAGGAGAGGCTGGCCGACAGCTGCCCAGCGTGCGGTGGATTGCTCAACGTGGAGCTGGACCTGCAAGAGGCGCGCCATATGAGCCTGGGAAAGCTTCGCCGCCGTCCCATTGGCGTCTGGAGATACGCTGAGTTCCTTCCCGTGGACCGACGCAAGGCCGTGAGCCTCAAGGAAGGAGGCACACCCCTCTACGATTGTCGTGCACTGGCCAAGGAAGTGGGGGTGAAGCGGCTCTATGCCAAGCACGAGGGAGCGAACCCCACCGGTTCTTTCAAGGACCGAGGCATGACCGTGGGGGTCTCTATGGCAGTGGAGCTAGGCTGCAAGGTGGTGGGATGCGCTTCCACCGGGAACACGTCCGCTTCGCTGGCAGCCTACGCGGCCAAGGCCGGCCTGGGATGCGTGGTCATCCTGCCCTCAGGCAAAGTGGCATTGGGCAAGCTGGCGCAAGCCCTGTTCTATGGCGCCAAGGTCATCTCCGTCGATGGCAACTTCGACGACGCGCTGGGAATAGTGAAACAGCTGGCACATGAAGGCCAGCTATACATGCTCAACTCGATAAATCCTTTCAGACCGGAAGGCCAGAAGACCCTGGGCTTTGAGATCCTGGACCAGCTTCGGATGGAGATGCCGGACAAGATCGTGCTGCCGGTGGGCAACGCCGCCAACCTTTGGGCTGTGTACAAGGCGCTCACGGAATGGCAGTGCCTGGGCTGGATCGAGGAGTTGCCGCAGCTCATCGGGGTGCAGGCCTCGGGCTCCAACCCCATAGCACAGGCGTTCCGGGCCGGCCGGAAGGACTTCGATGCGGTCGACCATCCAGAGACCGTGGCCACGGCCATTCGCATCGGAAACCCGGCCAGCGGCAAGAAGGCCCTCAAGGCCATCTACGATACCGGTGGATATGTGACCGACGTCACGGACGAAGAGATCATCTCCGCCCAATTCCTGCTAGGAAGGAAAGAGGGCGTGGGAGTGGAGCCGGCCAGCGCCGCCTCCGTGGCTGGCGTGATCAAGCTGAAGCGGGAGGGCATCATCTCCAGAGAGGAGAAGGTGGTCTGCGTCTGCACGGGCAACGTGCTCAAGGACCCGGATACGGTCATAGAGCATTCCGGGAAGATACACCAGAGCAGGGCCGACCTGGATGACGTCAGGCGGCTGTTGTCATCTTTGGGCTAG
- the cgi121 gene encoding KEOPS complex subunit Cgi121 — MVEYQVIGARGQVEQPKELLRRLQMVKEGNVLALDADLVCGKEHLESAVAHALRSFSRNSNSCNDIMMETLLFASGERQISKAQEKMGPKPGSERIALVLFGAPPSMVLRLSELERDDSVLECNERKTRSFGITQREIEAVGDDRVQDLVLERVAFVEISKR; from the coding sequence ATGGTCGAATATCAGGTGATCGGGGCGCGTGGCCAGGTTGAGCAACCGAAGGAGCTCCTTCGTCGACTGCAGATGGTCAAGGAAGGCAATGTCCTGGCCCTGGATGCGGACCTGGTGTGCGGAAAGGAGCACTTGGAGAGCGCGGTGGCGCACGCCCTGCGCTCCTTCTCCAGGAACTCCAACTCCTGCAACGACATCATGATGGAGACTTTGCTCTTCGCGTCCGGGGAGAGGCAGATATCCAAGGCGCAAGAGAAGATGGGACCGAAACCGGGAAGCGAGCGCATCGCCCTGGTTCTGTTCGGTGCACCTCCTTCGATGGTGCTGCGACTGAGCGAGCTGGAGCGGGATGATTCGGTTCTCGAATGCAACGAACGCAAGACCCGCAGTTTTGGCATCACCCAGAGGGAGATCGAGGCGGTCGGAGATGATCGAGTGCAGGACCTGGTGCTGGAGAGGGTGGCGTTCGTGGAGATCTCCAAACGCTAG